The following are encoded together in the Variovorax sp. PBS-H4 genome:
- a CDS encoding branched-chain amino acid ABC transporter permease, translated as MSAVSARIAMGAPSRVRPWMQLRVEIVLTLAGLAAFVLFPQDLGLLTNMATMSIFALSLSLVLGQAGIATLGQAALYGTGAYVAGWTALYLTADPIIGLLLGGLGGGVIALLSGAVMLRSTRLTLVMLTIAVAQLLLELANWARWLTGGDDGLAGFNIGPLFGIWEFNFLGHTGYFYALGALVLVYFLVRNLVESPFGLTAKAIRQDPGRVQALGGRVYLHLLAVYAVGGVVAGLAGALTAQTSKVANLFMLDFTTSAGVVVMIVLGGTRRLAGAVLGTVAYMTIQHIASTLNPYHWLFVIGSMLIVVLVVLPEGLIGLLDRALAYARRLGGNRGAQ; from the coding sequence ATGAGCGCGGTGAGTGCGCGCATAGCGATGGGGGCACCCTCCCGCGTCCGCCCTTGGATGCAGTTGCGTGTCGAGATCGTGCTGACGCTGGCGGGACTCGCGGCTTTCGTGCTGTTCCCGCAAGACCTCGGGTTGCTGACCAACATGGCGACCATGTCCATCTTTGCACTGTCGCTGAGTCTGGTGCTCGGCCAGGCGGGCATCGCGACCCTGGGCCAGGCCGCGCTGTACGGCACCGGTGCTTACGTCGCGGGCTGGACTGCGCTGTATCTGACGGCCGATCCGATCATCGGCCTGTTGCTTGGCGGGCTCGGCGGCGGCGTGATCGCGCTGCTGAGCGGCGCCGTGATGCTGCGCTCGACCAGGCTCACGCTGGTCATGCTCACCATCGCCGTGGCCCAGTTGCTGCTCGAGCTCGCCAACTGGGCCCGTTGGCTCACCGGCGGCGACGACGGCCTGGCCGGCTTCAACATCGGCCCCCTGTTCGGCATCTGGGAGTTCAACTTCCTGGGCCACACAGGCTACTTCTACGCCTTGGGTGCGCTCGTGCTGGTGTATTTCCTGGTGCGCAACCTGGTGGAATCGCCGTTCGGCCTGACGGCCAAGGCGATCCGGCAGGACCCCGGGCGCGTCCAGGCGCTGGGGGGGCGTGTGTACCTGCATTTGCTGGCCGTCTACGCCGTCGGCGGCGTCGTGGCGGGGCTGGCCGGCGCATTGACGGCACAGACCAGCAAGGTGGCCAATCTCTTCATGCTGGATTTCACAACGTCCGCGGGTGTGGTGGTCATGATCGTCCTGGGGGGAACGCGCCGCCTGGCCGGCGCCGTGCTCGGCACCGTCGCATACATGACCATCCAGCACATCGCATCGACACTGAACCCGTATCACTGGCTGTTCGTCATCGGTTCGATGCTGATCGTCGTACTCGTCGTCTTGCCCGAAGGCCTGATCGGGCTTCTGGACCGGGCCCTGGCATACGCCAGGCGGCTTGGCGGCAACAGGGGAGCCCAATGA
- a CDS encoding ABC transporter ATP-binding protein, protein MTPRLQTHNLCHSFGGLAVTQNVELSLPQGARTALIGPNGAGKTTLVNLLSGALRPQSGDIRLDGRSIVKLPQYARVRSGIVRTFQISRLFKDLTVAENVTVAVLQRLRVSMQWWPSPVRSARVHDEVYETLGMLGLHPYAKRVVGQLALGEQRLAEIALALAMKPQVLLLDEPGAGVPQGEGGRIMDAIASLPKELSVLLIEHDMDLVFRFASHIIVLVAGAVLVEGSPQEVAANEQVKQIYFGRDGHAQAPH, encoded by the coding sequence ATGACCCCCCGACTGCAAACCCACAATCTCTGTCACTCGTTTGGCGGACTGGCCGTCACGCAGAACGTCGAGCTGTCGCTCCCCCAGGGTGCCCGCACGGCGCTGATCGGGCCGAACGGCGCCGGCAAGACGACGTTGGTCAACCTGCTGAGCGGGGCGCTGCGCCCGCAATCCGGTGACATCCGGCTGGATGGCCGCTCCATCGTCAAGCTGCCGCAGTACGCACGCGTGCGCAGCGGCATTGTTCGCACGTTCCAGATCAGCCGTCTGTTCAAGGACTTGACCGTGGCCGAGAACGTCACGGTGGCGGTGCTGCAGCGGCTGCGCGTTTCCATGCAGTGGTGGCCCTCGCCAGTGCGTTCCGCGCGCGTTCACGACGAGGTCTACGAGACGCTCGGCATGCTGGGCTTGCACCCCTATGCGAAGCGGGTGGTGGGCCAACTGGCGCTCGGCGAACAGCGCCTTGCAGAGATCGCCCTGGCGCTCGCGATGAAGCCGCAGGTGTTGCTGCTGGACGAGCCGGGCGCGGGTGTGCCGCAAGGAGAAGGTGGCCGCATCATGGACGCCATCGCGAGCCTGCCGAAGGAGCTGTCCGTCCTGCTCATCGAGCACGACATGGACCTGGTGTTCCGGTTCGCCTCGCACATCATCGTCCTGGTTGCAGGGGCGGTCCTGGTCGAGGGTTCGCCGCAGGAAGTCGCCGCCAACGAACAAGTCAAACAAATCTACTTCGGACGAGATGGCCATGCCCAAGCCCCCCATTGA
- a CDS encoding ABC transporter ATP-binding protein, with protein sequence MPKPPIELRFDDVTTGYGGVPVVEHLSFSVREGERLGLIGRNGAGKTTTLATAMGMADLMKGRIHFGGSDIGGTSTYARARAGLGYVPQSRDIFPSLTVEENLLSGLQGRSASAALPPIYALFPRLKERQRNGGTQLSGGEQQMLSVARALVGQPRILLLDEPLEGLAPMVREELMHAIVRMSDQFGVGCVLVEQHVDVVLDFSTNVIVLERGIAAYSGPSAALRDEEELLNRTIGIQKC encoded by the coding sequence ATGCCCAAGCCCCCCATTGAACTTCGGTTCGACGACGTCACGACTGGCTATGGCGGCGTGCCGGTCGTCGAGCATCTCAGCTTCAGCGTGCGCGAAGGCGAGCGTCTGGGGTTGATCGGGCGCAACGGCGCCGGCAAGACAACCACGCTGGCAACGGCGATGGGCATGGCCGATCTGATGAAGGGACGCATCCACTTCGGCGGCAGCGACATCGGCGGCACCAGCACCTATGCGCGCGCACGGGCCGGCCTGGGCTATGTGCCGCAGAGCCGCGATATCTTCCCCTCGCTGACGGTGGAGGAGAACCTGCTGTCGGGCCTGCAGGGCCGCTCGGCCAGCGCGGCCCTGCCACCCATCTATGCATTGTTTCCAAGGCTCAAGGAGCGGCAGCGCAACGGTGGCACGCAATTGTCGGGTGGCGAGCAGCAGATGCTGTCCGTGGCGCGGGCACTCGTCGGGCAACCGCGAATTCTGCTGCTCGACGAGCCGCTGGAAGGCCTGGCACCGATGGTGCGCGAGGAGTTGATGCATGCCATCGTTCGAATGAGCGACCAGTTCGGCGTCGGCTGTGTCCTCGTGGAGCAGCACGTGGACGTCGTCCTCGACTTCTCCACGAACGTCATCGTGCTGGAGCGGGGCATCGCCGCCTATTCCGGGCCGTCCGCGGCGCTGCGTGATGAAGAGGAACTTCTGAACCGCACCATCGGCATCCAGAAATGCTGA
- a CDS encoding LysR substrate-binding domain-containing protein produces MQNLRTLLSPLRVFDAVCRAKGVSRAAHLLHVTPGAVSQQIKQLEVGLGVQLFQKSGRRIELTAVGERLAHRVSDAFGRLHDALDDLADNQREKRLRLKVTPSLAIRWLVPRLHGFYAHHPDIALEIATIAMADDVQLEGADCAIRHGMGEWADVELDHLFDDEFLPVCAPSLAGQLQAPQDLLHANLLHSMLRLQAWPLWFGSAGLAPPPRQRGITLANAALCYQAAADGLGVAMAQRAYVENDLRIGRLVVAVDHVARTELGYYLVCDPVKATTTPVRLFRDWIRSVR; encoded by the coding sequence ATGCAGAACCTCCGCACGCTCCTGAGTCCGCTGCGAGTCTTCGATGCAGTGTGTCGGGCCAAAGGGGTTTCGCGAGCCGCTCATTTGCTCCACGTGACTCCCGGTGCCGTGAGCCAGCAGATCAAGCAGCTCGAAGTCGGACTCGGCGTCCAGCTGTTTCAGAAGTCCGGCCGCAGGATCGAACTCACGGCGGTAGGCGAACGACTCGCCCACCGCGTCTCGGATGCGTTCGGTCGCTTGCATGACGCGCTGGATGACCTCGCCGACAACCAGAGGGAAAAAAGGCTCCGTCTCAAGGTGACACCCAGCCTGGCCATCCGCTGGCTGGTTCCTCGCCTGCACGGCTTCTACGCGCATCATCCCGACATCGCGCTGGAGATTGCGACGATTGCAATGGCCGACGACGTCCAGCTCGAAGGCGCTGACTGCGCGATCCGCCACGGGATGGGTGAGTGGGCCGATGTCGAACTGGACCACCTTTTCGACGACGAGTTTCTCCCCGTGTGTGCACCGAGCCTGGCGGGGCAGTTGCAAGCACCCCAGGATCTGCTGCACGCCAACCTGCTGCACTCCATGCTGCGATTGCAAGCGTGGCCGCTCTGGTTCGGCTCCGCCGGTCTGGCGCCTCCCCCGCGCCAGCGGGGAATCACGTTGGCGAATGCTGCGTTGTGCTACCAGGCTGCAGCGGATGGCCTGGGCGTCGCGATGGCCCAGCGGGCCTACGTGGAGAACGACTTGCGCATCGGACGCCTCGTCGTTGCCGTGGACCACGTCGCCAGGACAGAACTCGGTTACTACCTTGTCTGCGATCCCGTGAAAGCGACCACGACCCCCGTCCGGCTCTTCCGCGACTGGATCCGTTCGGTCCGCTAG
- a CDS encoding Bug family tripartite tricarboxylate transporter substrate binding protein → MHKATISRLHSLAALAVSACVLISPARAQQAGAPPARIIVGFSPGGTLDVVARALAEQLHDSLGRVVTVDNKPGAGGRIGIDALRAAPADGSVAMLCPDSYKTMYPFVFRKLNYEPERDIFPVSTVVEFPMAIAVPVSSPVKTFAEYAQWVRAHPDKANFGHAAAGGPTHILGLQIGRVIGTPLEDIPYQGAAPMITSLIGANVAAGSSTVGDFAQYHNAGKLRVLAVTSAKRSPLLPDVPTFTELGHKDLAAVGILAICMSPLTPQPIVAQWSTAIRKAVADEKFASKMRVLGFGTAGSTPAEAHTRFDELRNFWEPVIRASGFKVD, encoded by the coding sequence TTGCACAAAGCAACCATCTCTCGGCTTCACAGTCTCGCCGCGCTTGCCGTATCCGCCTGCGTTCTCATATCCCCTGCGCGCGCGCAGCAGGCAGGCGCCCCCCCTGCCCGGATAATCGTGGGCTTTTCGCCGGGGGGAACGCTCGATGTCGTGGCGCGCGCCCTTGCGGAGCAGCTCCACGATTCGCTCGGCCGAGTGGTCACGGTGGACAACAAACCCGGCGCCGGCGGCCGGATCGGGATTGATGCATTGCGTGCCGCACCCGCGGACGGAAGCGTGGCGATGCTGTGTCCGGACTCCTACAAGACCATGTATCCGTTCGTCTTCAGGAAGCTCAACTACGAGCCTGAGCGGGACATCTTTCCGGTATCGACTGTCGTCGAATTTCCAATGGCGATCGCGGTGCCGGTTTCCTCGCCTGTGAAGACCTTCGCGGAATACGCACAGTGGGTCCGTGCACATCCCGACAAGGCGAACTTCGGGCACGCCGCGGCCGGGGGGCCGACGCACATCCTCGGATTGCAGATCGGCAGGGTCATCGGCACACCGCTGGAGGACATCCCCTACCAGGGGGCCGCCCCGATGATCACGAGCCTCATCGGCGCAAACGTGGCAGCGGGAAGTTCGACCGTGGGCGACTTTGCGCAGTACCACAATGCGGGCAAGCTCCGGGTGCTTGCGGTGACGTCCGCAAAGCGCTCGCCGCTTCTGCCCGATGTTCCGACCTTCACCGAGCTCGGCCACAAGGATCTTGCCGCGGTCGGGATATTGGCGATCTGCATGTCTCCGCTAACGCCCCAGCCCATCGTGGCGCAATGGAGCACGGCGATCCGAAAAGCCGTGGCCGACGAGAAGTTTGCGAGCAAGATGCGTGTGCTCGGTTTCGGAACCGCAGGCAGCACCCCGGCCGAGGCGCATACCAGGTTCGATGAGCTGCGTAATTTCTGGGAGCCCGTGATAAGGGCCTCGGGATTCAAGGTGGACTAG
- a CDS encoding tripartite tricarboxylate transporter substrate-binding protein produces MALALGAGSSVQVARGQIFGTSPRTIRIIQGFPAGGTGDAVVRLIAPHLEKSLNARIVVEYKPGAGGRIANAYAKAAKPDGNTLVLCTSSLMAVYPFVFNNLPYDPLRDFVPVTSIVDLEFGYVASTVAAPGVKTLADYVQWVTSDPDNGNYGSPASGSIPHFLGAVLARSAGIQLNHVSFNGSAPHLQALNGGQVPFGVEILAGIVPHLASGRVRLLATSGAQRSVQGVPTAGEAGFPDLTTEDYAGFFYPAGTPQEFVHQVHAAVKVALQQPSVRDGFRQLTFKPAGADPAQFSQRVKADFVKWRKVVEDSGFKSLD; encoded by the coding sequence ATGGCGCTCGCGTTGGGCGCCGGCAGCAGCGTGCAGGTCGCGCGTGGCCAGATCTTCGGCACCTCACCGCGCACCATCCGGATCATTCAGGGATTTCCTGCGGGAGGCACGGGAGATGCCGTCGTCAGGCTCATCGCCCCGCACCTGGAGAAGTCCCTCAACGCGCGGATCGTCGTGGAGTACAAACCCGGGGCCGGCGGTCGCATCGCCAACGCCTATGCGAAGGCCGCGAAGCCGGACGGCAATACGCTGGTCCTGTGTACGTCCTCGTTGATGGCGGTCTACCCGTTCGTATTCAACAACCTACCGTACGATCCGCTGCGCGATTTCGTGCCTGTGACGTCCATCGTTGATCTGGAGTTCGGCTACGTGGCAAGCACCGTCGCGGCGCCCGGCGTCAAGACGCTGGCCGACTATGTGCAATGGGTGACGTCGGACCCGGACAACGGCAACTATGGGTCCCCGGCTTCGGGTTCCATCCCGCACTTCCTGGGCGCTGTCCTCGCGCGGTCCGCCGGGATCCAGTTGAACCACGTGTCGTTCAATGGCAGTGCGCCGCACCTGCAGGCGCTCAACGGAGGACAGGTCCCCTTCGGCGTCGAAATCCTCGCCGGGATCGTGCCGCACCTTGCCAGCGGGCGCGTCCGTCTCCTGGCCACCAGCGGTGCACAACGCAGCGTGCAGGGCGTCCCGACGGCGGGCGAAGCGGGGTTTCCCGACCTGACAACCGAAGACTACGCCGGGTTCTTCTACCCCGCCGGGACGCCTCAGGAGTTCGTGCATCAGGTGCATGCGGCAGTGAAGGTCGCCCTGCAGCAGCCGAGCGTACGGGACGGTTTCCGCCAACTCACCTTCAAGCCGGCCGGCGCCGATCCCGCTCAGTTCTCGCAGCGTGTGAAGGCCGACTTCGTGAAGTGGCGCAAGGTGGTCGAAGACTCCGGCTTCAAGTCATTGGACTGA
- a CDS encoding enoyl-CoA hydratase/isomerase family protein, whose translation MPITTKIEDGVAIVTLDRPEAMNSIDPESNEQLLEIWDEVSSNEEIRVLVLTGAGERAFCTGADLKKTMPPADSPARQVFRGGAKHFNFGTLQTHKPVLAAINGFALGGGLELALLADIRVCSDNAQFGLPEVRVGSIPGAGGTQRLIRAVGQSDAMRLLLTGDRIDAVEALRIGLVSRVVPLPDLLETALGLARTMAANAPLAMTAVKRLAMMGRELPLAAGLELERQAFGVLRDTEDRLEGRRAFAEKRPPVFRGR comes from the coding sequence ATGCCCATCACCACGAAAATCGAGGATGGCGTTGCCATCGTCACGCTGGACCGGCCCGAGGCCATGAACTCCATCGATCCAGAGTCCAACGAGCAATTGCTCGAGATCTGGGACGAGGTTTCGAGCAACGAGGAAATCCGCGTGCTCGTCCTGACTGGTGCGGGTGAGCGTGCGTTCTGCACAGGGGCAGACCTCAAGAAGACGATGCCACCTGCTGACAGCCCAGCTCGGCAGGTCTTTCGCGGCGGCGCTAAGCATTTCAACTTTGGCACGCTGCAGACCCACAAACCCGTGTTAGCTGCCATCAATGGCTTTGCGTTGGGGGGTGGGCTGGAGTTGGCGCTGCTGGCGGACATCCGCGTCTGTTCCGACAATGCGCAGTTCGGCTTGCCCGAAGTGCGCGTGGGCAGCATCCCGGGCGCCGGCGGCACGCAGCGCCTGATCCGCGCCGTGGGGCAATCGGATGCGATGCGACTGCTGTTGACGGGCGACCGCATCGACGCCGTGGAGGCGCTGAGGATCGGCCTGGTCAGCCGTGTGGTGCCCTTGCCTGACTTGCTGGAGACCGCGCTCGGACTTGCGCGCACCATGGCCGCCAATGCGCCGCTGGCGATGACAGCAGTCAAGCGCCTGGCCATGATGGGGCGCGAGTTGCCGCTGGCGGCTGGTTTGGAATTGGAGCGCCAGGCCTTCGGCGTGCTGCGCGACACCGAAGACCGTCTGGAGGGGCGGCGCGCGTTCGCGGAAAAGCGGCCCCCGGTGTTCCGCGGCCGCTGA
- a CDS encoding CaiB/BaiF CoA transferase family protein has protein sequence MLANSLEGLKVIDFTQVMAGPTCTLCLADLGADVIKVESPVGDLARALSPWIHGESVPYMALNRNKRSVMLDLKQPEQCQAAQQLIAKADILVESFRPGVMARLGLDYATVSAANPGLIYCSVSAYGQHGAARDLPGVDGVLQAVSGLMSVTGAPDGEPCKVPVPVVDLVTGSFATISVLAALAERQRTGLGQHVEASMFASAIALQHVSFASYFADGHVPGPQGHAASYSTPNEALRCADGWIMVAAYHPARWQALCAAIGAPELASDPRFAENNSRLHHREALLRLLEARMLGQPRAFWLEQFTAVDIICGPINNYAEVAQSAPFVEAALAESLQHPVAGALTLPRSVLGAVGERPRARRAAPTLGQHTREVLVECGVPADHIEAAPAATPPRN, from the coding sequence ATGCTGGCCAATTCTTTGGAGGGGCTGAAGGTTATCGACTTCACTCAAGTGATGGCAGGACCCACATGCACACTGTGCCTGGCTGACCTCGGCGCCGATGTCATCAAGGTTGAGAGTCCTGTTGGCGATCTCGCCCGTGCACTTTCACCGTGGATACACGGAGAGAGCGTTCCGTACATGGCTCTTAATCGGAACAAGCGAAGCGTCATGCTTGATCTTAAGCAGCCAGAGCAATGTCAGGCGGCTCAGCAACTGATCGCCAAGGCTGATATCCTGGTTGAGAGCTTTCGTCCGGGCGTAATGGCGCGCCTCGGGCTCGATTACGCAACGGTGTCTGCGGCCAATCCAGGCTTGATCTACTGTTCCGTTTCGGCGTACGGTCAGCACGGCGCAGCAAGGGATCTGCCCGGCGTGGACGGCGTGCTGCAAGCTGTGAGCGGTCTGATGAGCGTCACCGGCGCGCCCGATGGAGAGCCGTGCAAGGTCCCGGTACCTGTTGTCGATCTTGTGACGGGATCGTTTGCGACCATCTCGGTCCTGGCCGCTCTGGCGGAGCGTCAACGCACGGGCCTGGGCCAGCACGTGGAAGCAAGCATGTTCGCCAGCGCCATCGCGCTGCAGCACGTGAGCTTTGCGTCCTATTTTGCAGACGGTCATGTGCCAGGCCCGCAGGGGCACGCGGCGTCGTATTCGACGCCGAACGAAGCGCTGCGTTGTGCCGACGGTTGGATCATGGTGGCGGCGTATCACCCCGCGCGATGGCAGGCGCTGTGTGCCGCAATCGGGGCGCCGGAGCTTGCATCCGATCCGCGCTTCGCTGAAAACAATAGTCGACTGCACCACCGGGAGGCTCTGCTGCGCCTGCTCGAAGCGCGCATGCTTGGGCAACCACGCGCCTTCTGGCTCGAGCAGTTCACAGCCGTGGACATCATCTGCGGTCCCATCAACAACTATGCCGAGGTTGCGCAGTCCGCGCCCTTCGTTGAAGCCGCGCTCGCCGAGTCGTTGCAGCACCCGGTCGCAGGCGCGTTGACGCTGCCGCGCAGCGTGCTGGGTGCGGTCGGCGAGCGGCCTCGGGCTCGACGGGCCGCCCCGACGCTCGGGCAGCACACCCGCGAAGTGCTCGTCGAGTGCGGCGTGCCAGCGGACCACATCGAGGCGGCGCCAGCCGCCACCCCTCCGCGGAACTGA
- a CDS encoding Bug family tripartite tricarboxylate transporter substrate binding protein produces the protein MKRRTFVSIAATAGSFAFAQEYPARPLRILVPYTPGGGTDTVARIVMKKMGEQLGQALIVENKPGAGGAIAYAELLRNKPDGYTLTTGSGNISLLNLLNSKLSFDAATDLVQVAPMAKVPIVLIASKKLPVANMAELIAHVKQNPGMSYGTPGPTTPQHLAGVLLGSMAGLTLTHVGYRGTAPAVQDVIGDHLPLAIVGLATAIPFAHSGQVKVLGVGSLKRSELAPEIPTIAEGGVKGYDASYWYDICVAKGVPQTVVNRLHAEITKVLENADVRKTLTAAGFEPMAVTQAEYQSMLRAERAKWEPVIRANNIQME, from the coding sequence ATGAAACGCAGGACTTTCGTCAGCATCGCGGCGACTGCCGGATCGTTCGCCTTCGCACAGGAATATCCGGCGCGACCGCTCCGAATTCTCGTTCCCTATACGCCGGGGGGGGGCACCGATACCGTAGCGCGCATCGTCATGAAGAAGATGGGTGAGCAGTTGGGCCAGGCGCTCATCGTGGAGAACAAGCCCGGCGCGGGCGGTGCAATAGCGTACGCCGAGCTCTTGCGCAACAAGCCCGATGGATACACGTTGACTACCGGCAGCGGAAATATATCGCTGCTGAACCTGCTCAACAGCAAATTGTCATTTGATGCCGCAACCGACCTCGTGCAGGTAGCCCCAATGGCGAAAGTGCCGATTGTCCTGATTGCGAGCAAAAAGCTTCCGGTTGCGAACATGGCGGAGCTGATAGCTCACGTCAAACAGAATCCCGGGATGAGCTATGGAACGCCTGGGCCTACGACCCCCCAACATCTTGCGGGCGTGCTGCTCGGCTCTATGGCTGGATTGACACTGACCCACGTCGGCTACCGAGGCACCGCGCCAGCTGTTCAGGATGTGATAGGCGACCATCTGCCCCTTGCAATCGTCGGTCTGGCCACAGCCATTCCATTCGCACACAGTGGCCAAGTGAAAGTGCTGGGTGTGGGCAGCCTGAAGCGATCCGAACTGGCGCCCGAGATTCCGACGATCGCGGAAGGTGGAGTGAAAGGATACGACGCGAGTTATTGGTACGACATATGCGTGGCGAAGGGCGTACCGCAGACTGTCGTCAACAGGCTGCATGCAGAGATCACAAAGGTCTTGGAAAACGCCGATGTACGGAAGACGCTCACTGCAGCCGGGTTCGAACCGATGGCAGTTACACAAGCGGAGTACCAAAGCATGTTGCGGGCTGAACGCGCGAAGTGGGAGCCGGTTATCCGCGCGAACAATATCCAGATGGAGTGA
- a CDS encoding SDR family NAD(P)-dependent oxidoreductase: MNQTTTTAPTSLRGLVAVVTGGAKGIGLGIARELAEAGCRIALWDFDDAALREADRTLSGDGFDVKTFKVDVSSVEQVEATVAQLLASHSRIDILVNNAGIGGDKLVSKMDLAFWSRVIEVNLNSQFICSKAVLTQMAENRFGRIINIGSRAWLGNRGQAAYSASKGAVVSLTRSLALEYARKGITVNAIAPGIVETPLFETLTEEVRQGLHKTVPMERIGQPEDIGRAVRFFADPGSSYVTGQLLYVCGGRSLSSPSV, encoded by the coding sequence ATGAACCAGACAACCACAACCGCTCCCACCTCGCTGCGAGGTCTCGTGGCCGTCGTGACCGGTGGCGCCAAGGGCATTGGCCTTGGCATTGCCCGCGAGCTTGCAGAGGCGGGCTGCCGCATCGCACTGTGGGACTTCGACGACGCTGCGCTGCGGGAGGCCGACCGGACCTTGTCGGGCGACGGATTCGACGTGAAGACCTTCAAGGTCGACGTCAGCTCCGTGGAACAGGTGGAGGCGACGGTGGCCCAGCTTCTGGCATCTCACTCGCGCATCGACATCCTGGTGAACAACGCAGGCATCGGCGGCGACAAGCTCGTCTCCAAGATGGATCTCGCGTTCTGGAGTCGCGTGATCGAGGTCAACCTCAATTCGCAATTCATTTGCTCCAAGGCAGTCCTCACGCAAATGGCGGAGAACCGGTTCGGACGCATCATCAATATCGGTTCTCGTGCTTGGCTGGGTAACCGCGGTCAAGCAGCTTATTCCGCCTCCAAGGGCGCAGTGGTGAGCCTGACCCGCTCACTGGCGCTGGAATATGCCCGCAAGGGCATCACCGTGAATGCCATCGCGCCGGGCATCGTGGAGACGCCACTGTTTGAAACACTCACGGAAGAGGTCCGGCAGGGCCTTCACAAGACGGTGCCGATGGAACGCATCGGCCAGCCAGAAGACATCGGTCGCGCGGTTCGATTCTTCGCCGATCCAGGATCGAGCTACGTCACGGGGCAGCTGTTGTACGTCTGCGGCGGGCGCAGCCTCAGCAGCCCTTCTGTCTGA
- a CDS encoding thiolase family protein — translation MKQPLITGVGITDFGRFPELTEEAMAQAAILDALADAGTQLSEVQAFYCGNALGAMLPGQRALRELHVNGGAVYNVDNACSSGATALNLALQALKVGQYDTVLVFGMDHLSSLGGGPLQLSQKDWNNRRGMIMPALYAMRAKRYMHDRGLTLETLADISVKNRKHGALNPIAKFAKLATREEVLASRPVAEPLTLLQCCPAVVDGAAALVLSTKPSKGAGKPVRILASVVQSGLFETTPVDMTEAEITARAARLAYEQAGIGPQDLSLLEVHDAFTISELLYYEALGLCDRGDAASLLQSGATTLGGRVPVNPSGGLIAKGHPPGATGVAQVVEICEQLQGRAGARQVQGARIGLTQVTGGGIWGVDHAACSINILSL, via the coding sequence ATGAAGCAACCACTGATCACCGGGGTCGGCATCACGGACTTCGGCCGCTTTCCCGAGTTGACCGAAGAGGCCATGGCTCAGGCCGCCATCCTCGATGCTCTCGCCGATGCCGGCACGCAGCTCTCCGAGGTGCAGGCGTTCTACTGCGGCAACGCGCTCGGGGCCATGCTGCCTGGACAGCGCGCATTGCGCGAACTGCATGTCAATGGCGGAGCGGTCTACAACGTGGACAACGCCTGCTCCAGTGGCGCCACTGCGCTGAATCTTGCCCTGCAGGCGCTCAAGGTCGGCCAATACGACACCGTTCTGGTATTCGGCATGGACCACCTGAGCAGCCTCGGCGGCGGGCCGCTGCAACTCAGCCAGAAAGACTGGAACAACAGGCGCGGCATGATCATGCCCGCCCTGTACGCCATGCGCGCCAAACGGTACATGCATGACCGGGGTCTCACGCTGGAGACGCTGGCAGACATCTCAGTCAAGAATCGAAAGCACGGGGCTCTGAATCCGATCGCCAAGTTTGCAAAGCTGGCGACCCGCGAGGAGGTGCTGGCGTCCCGCCCTGTGGCCGAGCCGCTCACGCTGCTTCAGTGTTGCCCCGCCGTGGTCGATGGGGCGGCGGCCCTCGTGCTCAGTACCAAACCCTCCAAGGGCGCTGGAAAGCCGGTTCGGATCCTGGCGTCCGTGGTGCAGTCGGGCTTGTTCGAGACCACGCCGGTCGACATGACCGAGGCCGAAATCACCGCGCGCGCCGCCAGGCTGGCGTATGAGCAGGCCGGCATCGGCCCGCAGGATCTCAGCCTGCTGGAAGTGCACGACGCGTTCACCATTTCCGAGTTGCTCTACTACGAGGCCCTCGGTCTTTGCGATCGGGGCGATGCGGCCAGTCTGCTGCAAAGCGGCGCAACCACCCTGGGCGGACGCGTGCCGGTCAACCCCAGCGGCGGACTGATCGCCAAGGGCCATCCCCCCGGGGCCACCGGCGTTGCGCAAGTCGTGGAGATCTGCGAGCAACTGCAAGGCCGCGCCGGCGCGCGGCAAGTGCAGGGGGCGCGCATCGGCCTCACGCAAGTGACGGGCGGCGGAATCTGGGGCGTGGACCACGCCGCCTGCTCGATCAACATTCTTTCGCTCTGA
- a CDS encoding Zn-ribbon domain-containing OB-fold protein: protein MKIIKRTESPFRESPGGMVLVATRVAGQPPQFPPIEFVHDNQKVEEIELGPTGSLYSFTIVHPGKEKPPYGLAMVDFEPGVRAFGRLLFGAQPPAIGSRLRVVPFALPDGTPDYAFQE from the coding sequence TTGAAGATCATCAAGCGAACGGAATCCCCCTTCCGTGAATCCCCCGGCGGCATGGTGCTTGTCGCCACACGCGTGGCCGGGCAGCCACCCCAGTTTCCGCCGATCGAATTCGTTCACGACAACCAGAAGGTCGAAGAGATCGAGCTCGGACCGACCGGCTCTCTCTACAGCTTCACGATCGTTCACCCCGGCAAGGAAAAGCCGCCTTACGGCCTGGCAATGGTCGACTTCGAGCCTGGCGTCCGTGCGTTCGGGCGACTGCTGTTTGGCGCCCAGCCGCCTGCCATCGGAAGCCGCCTGCGGGTGGTGCCTTTCGCGTTGCCGGACGGCACGCCCGACTATGCCTTCCAGGAGTAA